The Acinonyx jubatus isolate Ajub_Pintada_27869175 chromosome F2, VMU_Ajub_asm_v1.0, whole genome shotgun sequence DNA window ATCTCTGCGCTCATTGGCCGGAGTCgcgtccctctccccctctctccaccccgcCCACCAGGCCCCAGAGAGCAGGAGTGCGCAAACTCCGCCTCGtgctccgccccgcccccggtcGCCCAAAGCCCGCAGCTGCTGACAGTTGGGCCCGAGCGCGGCCGAGCTGGCCGCTAGGGGTGCGGCCGGTCACTGCGCAGGCGCGGGGCGTGCACTTCCCTCTTCCTCCGCCCGGGACCTGGCCTCCTCCCCCAGTCTGTTCCTGTCCTCCTTGGGCACTGACACCTCAAAGATGTCTGCACGCGGCTCCACGTACCGGGGAACGCACCGGGGGCCGCACCGGGGACTCGGGCTCGGCGCGTCACGGTGCTCAAAGCCAGTCCCCTCGCAAACGTACACCTGTCCAGGCTCACACGCCAGGTGGACCCAACCTGGACACACACGAGCAGTATCGTGCCCTATTTTCTCTCACACAGGAATGCACCCACTGAACACGCAACAAATATCCAGAGACCCCGGGGCCGCCGACTCCTCCGCGAACAGATAGATGCACGTTTAGTCGGCCAACGAGATGAGCAGGTCTCTGCATTGGGGACCCGGGGCTCTGGAGAGAAGAGCAGACAGGTGATAAGCAAACAAGACACACCAAGCACTGTGAGGCGGCGCAGCTGGCAGGTGGAAGGAGGTGTGTTCGGACTCAGAAGGGAAGAAGCTGGGAGAGAGCTGCACCCCAGGCAGGGACACTGGCACCTGCACACCCTCAAAGGCTGAAATCATGTAGACATgtctaaccaaaaaaaaaaaaaaaaagagtggcgtTCCAGAAGCTCAGAAAGTGAGAAGAACGACTTGAGAAGGAAGTGGCCAACAGCACAACATCCAGGGCCCAACAAATGTCTTCATCTTGCAGCAGGTTGTGTCTGCAGAGAGCTGTGGGTGATGGTGTGGGGTGCAAAGTAGGGGCCCTGCTGCACACACTGGGGCAGGGTGGCTGCTGAACAGTGCAGGGAGGGACATTCTTTGTCCAAAGAGAGAAGGCATTCAGTTTGCTCTGTTGCAGGGATGGAACCCAAAAGACAGGGACAGAATCCAGAAGGCTGATGGTGAGGTGAGGTGCTCTGCAGAGGGGGGCTGGCTCCTCAGGAAGAGCACTAACCACTCCAGCCCGTCACTgggtgaaagggggaggggctgacCACAGCATCTAGAAATTGCTAGGGCAGTGCAGGAGGCAGGCCTTTTGGAAGCTCACATCTGGAGGACTCGCTTTCCTTACCAAGCCCTGCCTCAGAACCCCATGGCCAGTGCCCAGCATGGCCCTCTggctctgccccactccccagcctCAGCCAGACTTCACGCCCCAAGGGCACAGGCTGTCCCAGCACACATCACAGCTGTCATTTGACTTTATTAcgttacatacatatatttaaaaaaaatttttaatgtttatttttgagagagagagagagacagagcactagtgggggagggacagagagagaagagggagacacagaatccaaagcagggtccaggctctgagctgtcagcacatagaccgacacaggcctcgaactcagtaactgtgagatcatgacctgagctgaagtcggacgcttaactgactgagccacccaggcgccccacgttacatatatttttaatgtttatttttgagaaagacagagtgcgagcagggaatgggcagagagagagggagaagcagaatccgaagcaggctccgggctccgagctgtcagcacagagcctgaagcagggctcgaacctaccagccatggatcatgacctgagctgaagtcagatgcttaacggaaggagccacccaggcaccccagctttccTACATTAATGCCAATCTCCTTTCTACAACTGGAAGTTCTACGAGAGAAACGCCCATGTCTGTGACTTGCTCCCAAGTGCTGAGCACCAAGCCAGGCACATGATGGGTGCTCAATGAATTTCATAGAATTGACGAATGACTGAGGGtacagagaggggagggcaggaaagaCTTTGCAAAGGGAGGGTGGACAGAGCGGGGTCCTGCCTGTCTCCTCACAATTCTCACTGGCTTCCAGTTGTGTTCTGGCACTGATGGGAGTTGGGAAGCTAAGAGGGGCATGGTTCCCCGGCTCCACAGCAGCAACTCAGAGGCACAGACACCCCTGGCCAGAGCCACACGGTTTTCCCTTTTGCTAACACCTAACGCCTGAATAACAGCCCCTCTGCTTGAAACCAGGAGCCATTTCTCTTTCCTACCCCTCAGTCAGCAAGGAACCTGTTAGTCTGCCCATTTTCCATGTCGCAGGCAACTTGCCAAACAAGGGCGGTGGGTGGGCAAGGGAATATTAAGCAGAAGCCTACTCTAAGGCGGCTCTGGTCCAACAGGGATAAGAAAATGGGTCCGTCCTACCAGGGCGTCCCCAGGCCTTCACTGCAACAGGCACACTGTGACCGCTGTGGATCCCGGTGGGGAACAAGTCAAGTCCACAGATTCACCAAGCCTCCACCAAGACCCAGGCTCTCCTGCTGTCTCCAGGACATAGCACTGTGCCCTCTAGCTCACAGCAGAAAGGCTGCACGTTTGAACCTCCACTGCCCAAACTGTCACCCGTAAAACAGGAATCACTTGGTGGTGATCCGGTTTGAGCCCCCGGATGTGAACGCCTACCATGGGATGGGCATGTTGGGCACGGCCTGTGAACAGTAAGCAGGGCTGAGGGAGGCGGCAGCCACAGCTCCTGTGACTCCTtagggcagtgcctggcacaaggcAGGTGCTCAGGAACATTAGCTGCTACTGCCCAGGGCAACGGTGCCCAGAGAAGACTCTGGAGGCCAGGGGAAGAAGGGCCGACCACGTTGGCTACTGTCTCCTAGAGCTGGAGGGTTTGAGGTTGGGGCTCAGACCAGGACTGTTGCTTGCCTTGGGGATGTGTCCAAGTCTCCAGAGAGCTCTGGGGGGCAAGGCCTCTTGCAGTAGACCTTGGCCTGGGTGAGAGAAGCTTCTAGGCCACAGCAGAAGAAAGCCAGAGGGCTCCCACCCAATGCCCTTCTGGCTCAGCCTCTCTGGCAGCCCGCCTGGCTGCCACCTAGGTACCCTCTCAAAGCATGAGGGGGCTTCGCTGAAACAGTTGCTAGTATGTGttgtgcttccttttctttcttgatgtCCTTAGAGACCCTGCTTACCTTCCTGTGGCTACCCTCCCCACATGCTCCCCACAAGCTTCTTTAAAGGTCCCTGTGGCCAGTCACATTTCGGATGGCCCACAGAGGCCTCACCCTGCCTCGAGGGTTCTCACCCCACAAAGAGTGGGCCCTACAGGGGACAAGGTCGGTTCCAGCAAGACGTTCTCCGGGAAGGCAGGTCCTGGGGGAGAGAAGGACACCCCTCTTCGAGGGCACAATGCAGGGGCAGCTCCAGAACCCTCCATTCTAGAATCTGCCCCTGCTTTCCCAGAGTCTGCCCTGCCCCACACCAGTCCACGGCTGTGTTAGCCTCCCACCCCGAGCTCTCAGCCCTGGTCGCTGCCTGGCCTCTGCCCCGGTCCCATCAGCCTCCTCCAGCCCTGTCGCCCTCGCCCATCTGACACAAGTCAGGCCTCAGCCCTGCTCCCTGACCCCAACTCCCTGCAGTGAGCTGGACCGCCCTGCCCCCTTCCATGGCACCCTGCCCCCCGTGAAGGGCAGTGCCAGGCGAAAGCTGGGCCAGCGAAACTTCATGGAGCAGGTGCGTGAATGCAGGGACAATGGCTACCTGCTCTCTTCCAGGAAGATTGGCTCTGGGGCCTTCTCCAAAGTCTACCTGGCCTGTGCCACACGTGAGCGCATGCAGCACAACGCCAAGCTGGCCTCCGACCTGCGGGACAAGCACCATGCCGTGGTGAGGTGGGCAGCAGGCTCAGCCACCGCCCTCTAGCCCAGCCCCAGTGGGCCCTCTCCTAACCCTGCTGAGGCACCTTCCTGCTGATCTGGCATCCTCTCTGGAGGCCAAGGCTCCTGCAAGCTGGCTACTCCCAGTTCCAGAACCCCTTGAGCACATCAGTGccaggaaagaaggggaaggccAACGCTGCCCCCCGAGGATGCTGCTTCCCAACCTCACCCCAGCCAAGCTTGGCAATGTGCACAAAGGACATGGGGCCTGTCCGTGTCCCCCTCCAGGGGCTGTGGTCTACACACAacggccaccccccacccctgcgggTGGCCGTCAAGATCATCTCCACTGCCGAGGCCCCTGTGGAGTTCTCCCAAAAGTTCCTGCCTCGTGAAATATCATCACTCAATGCTACCTATAGGCACCCGAATGTGGTAGGCAGAGGCCCCGACCCAGCCTGTGCCCgtcctgcccatcccccgctgCCAGCCGTCACCATTCCAGCTGCCCAGGCCCACCCCCTCTTCCACCCAGGACCCCTCTGCTTGGGGCTCAGCCCCATCCCGAGACCCTGATCCAATGCACCGGACAGCCCCTCCTTGGGTGACAGCAGGTGGGTGGGGGCCCGGCAGGTGCAGCTGTACAAGACCTACCAGAACAGCCAGCGCTCCTCCTTGGTGCTGGAGCTGGCAGCCCGCGGCGACCTGTTGGAACACATCAACTGGGTGTCAGAACGCCGCTGCAGCCCGGGGCTGGATGAGGAGGAGGCCCGCAGACTGTTCTGGCAGCTCGTCAGCGCCGTGGCCCACCACCGCAGCTCCGGCATTGTGCATCGGTGAGGGCGCTGCCGCCTGTGCAGCCTGCTCCCACACCCGCATCAAGAGGCCACGCATCTGAGCCCAGGGCCAgcacctcttccccttccccatgcagGGATCTAAAGTGCGAGAATACCCTCCTAGATGACCGAGGCCTCCTAAAGCTGACCGGTGAGCCTTTGGCCCAGCCCCTACCCTCTTCCCTAGATTATCCTGACTCGTGACCCAGCTGGACCCTCAACCCTCCCAGgaggcccagccccacccctgcccacagcTGCACTTGCAGAAACCTACACACGTGATGTCTGCCCCCCAGTCATCCCGCCCGAGCCCTCGCTCTCTCGCCCTCCTGCTCCTCACCTGGGGGACTGCCTGCCCTgtgcccaacccccaccccaccccaccccttccccactgcaAAGACTTTGGCTTCGCCAGCCATTTGGGCCTCAAGAGCTTGCTGCCGAGCACCTTCTGTGGCTCTGTGGCCTATACAGCCCCGGAGATCCTCATGAGCAAGTACAATGGGGAGCAGGCTGACCTGTGGAGCCTGTGAATGGCGCCCGCAGGCACCCCATCGTAGGCAGGACCtgcgggagggcaggggagggggcacgcCCTGAGGAGCCTGTGCCCCCTGGGGCATCATCCTTTACGCCATGGTGACCGGGAAGCTGCCCTTCAAGGAACACCAGACCCACCGCATGCTGCACCTGATGCACCATGGCCCCACCTTCAGGCCGGGCATGTCCCCAGGTGAGTGAGGACACCCTGTGTCCCTTCCGAGCCCCAGCTCGGGCCTGGAAAGTAGGCAAGAGAGACCTGGGTCCAGAGAAGGGTCATGCTGCATGGAGGGAGTGGCATGGGAGACTGACctggcaccccacccccaacccaggcTGGTAAATGGACCACAGCAACCAGGGGACAGGGAAGCTGGGCTAGAGGACGCCCCGATTCAGACTCCTTGCCTGGAAAGGCAGCGGCCCCACCAAGCTCTGCACCAGCCCAGGGCACGCTGCCCTCCCTCTCCGTGCCCTGATCTCACGATGGTGAAGCACtgactccctcctccctccaggcaTTTGGGGGGTCCGAATGGGCTGACTCCTCTACGCTGCCAGCGTTGTTGATGGTGATGGATGCAGctgggggggggagagagtgggCAGTGGGAGGCCACAGCTGTGAGTCCTCACCCACAGAGTGCCGGGACCTGATCCGGGGCCTGCTGCAGCTTCGCCCGTGTGCGCGCCTGGGCCTGCAGCAGGTGGCCGCGCACTGCTGGATGCTGCCCGCCACGCACGCGCTCTCTGGCACCACGCTCAGGATGCCGCCAGGTAGGGtgggggccctgggaggggggtgtgggcagGTGGCTGGCCCCTCAGCGCCCCTCCTGATCCCCCACTGCTGTCGGTTGCAGAGAAGCCAGCTAAGCTTGAGCACTCGGAGCCCGGCAGAGACTCGGAGCCTCCGAGGCGGCGCCCCCCGCACTGCTTCTGGGCCTCCACCTGGGCCGCAGAGGCCGACCCAAGAAGAGGTGCAGGCTCTACCCAGCTGGGGCTCTGGAGCGCGAGGACAGCCAGCCTGGGGGTAGGCGCCTCCAGGCAGCTCCTATCGCGGAGCTCCACATCTGCCATCAGGACCACGCCTGGGCACTACCTGCCATGGGTGGGCAGAGGCGAGGCCAGATAAAGCGTTTATTTTGTGGAGGGGATGTGGATGTCTCTGTGCAGGAAGGGCAACCAGCCACGGGGAACCATCCCGGGAGAACACACTTCCGTGCCACATTTTTAGttgggaggagaggaaaacaaCAGAGAGTACCAGAGGGGAAAGAGATACCTCACACCCGCGAAGCGACCGGCCTCAACGGGAGGAACCGGAGTGGACCCCCAGCTTTGCAGGCAGTGCCAGGACTGAGGACACGCGGAGTGGGGGTGCTGGGAGCTCTCGCGGCAGCAGCACTCCAGTGCCAGAGTGCAAGGGGCCTGGGAAGGCCAGGACTCTGGAATCCTGGGCCCAAGATGGCCCTGGGAAAGGAGCGCGGCAGGGGGAGGGCCACACTGACCCTCTACCAGGCCTGGTGTGGCAGCTTTAGAACTGAGGGACCACACaaggagctggggaaggacaaGGTTCTTGGGCCCATAGGAGGCTCCAAGGTGACAAAGGGCGGGAAGGGGAGAGATCTGCTTAAGAGCGAGGATGCAGGCACATCACAGAGACACTCTGAGTGTGTCAGGCAAAGGGCTCGGACACTCAAGGAAGCCTTCCAAGGACAGGGCCCGGTCAGAGCGGACAGCAAGTACGTCACAGCAGGGCGGGCCAGAGAAGACAGCAAGGGGCTGAGGGCCGTCCTGGGGCACAGGTCAAGCAGGAAGGTGGAGAGAATGATGGGAACACAGCGCCCAGCAAGCACTCCAAGGACAGGCCAGGGGTCACAGCCCTAGGAGATCCCAGGACAGGCTGATGCTGAAAGTCTCACGAGGCCAGTCCTTTGAGGCTGGGTCTCAGGCAGGGCACGTTGAGGACCCCAGAACAGAGGACTTGGGGTGGGCCTGGCAGCAAAGGGCACTGCTTATACCTGGACGCCCACCGATGCACAGACCTCGACAGTGCCCTCCGGGGCTGCTCAGGCTTGCACTGTTTATCCGTCCCGCCCGTGAGCCATCTTCCTGGAGGCACCTGAGAGTCCTGGAGCACGGCTAGCTCTGACTGACCAGCGCTGCTCCAAGCAACCGGAGTTGCTGGAAGTCACGGGGCACAAAGAGGTCCCCTCGCCCTCCCAGGCGTATCGGACATCCACCCTAGAGACCTCTCGGCAGGGAACAGCCTCTGAGCAAGGAGACCCAGAGGCCCACAGCTGGCTGCGGGAAGGCCCGGAGCTCAGGTGGGTGTAGCCCCTCCAGCTCGTGGCTCCGGAGCCAGCTCCTCTGACCGCTCCCGGGTGTGCTGTTCCTGCTCCTGGTGGTCCAGCCGCCGCAGCTGCTGCTCCACGTCTTCAGGCACCTGCACCTCCAGCAGGTTTTCCATGCCCTGCTCTGGCTCATCCCCAATGAGCACCTGCCAGCAGGGGAGGCAGGTGAGCAGCTGGGGCTGGCGCACCGCGGACATcccgcccccttccccaccaACCCGGCACCCACCTGAATGAGTTTCTCGCAGGCCACGCGCACGTCGGGCTCCGGCTCCCAGCTGTGTAGCTCACGCAGGATCAGGTAGGCTCCCTGGTTCCTCACCTGCTGCCGACCAGGTGCTGTGGCTGTCAGCTGAGAGAGGGCAAAGGTTATCCAGATATGAGCGTGCCGCGCGTGTGTGGCATGTTAGGAGCCGGCATGAATACAGCAGGGCCTCTGCTCACCAGCATGATGGCTTCAATGAGCATCTTTCGGATGTCGGCATCAGGCTCCCTCTGCTTGTCTGGCGGCAGGTACTGCAGGTCAACAGGCAGCCCTAGGGGTGTGTGTGCGAGCCACTGGGTGCCAGCACCAGGCATCAGGCCAGACCCATCCTGGGTTAGCCCCATTCGTGCTCAGCAACTCCCTGGCTGGAAGGTTTCAGCCAGGTCAAGCCCTGGgcatcttctccctcccccccccccccacgtcccCTTCTGCCCAGCGAACCCTGAGGCTCCACCCAAGCCACTCACGCTCCATCTCCTCCTCGGAGAAGTCCTCGGGGCCAGCCAGGGGCAGCAGCAAGAAAGGGAGAATGTCCACCTCGGGCCCAAGCAACCACTCGTGGTgtcctgggggggagggggaacaggaACGGGGGTCAGTCTAGCGGGGCCCCAAGGCCATCTCTCCGTCCCATCCCCCCAAACgccacacccccacccctactcacgATGCTCGAAGCAGCAGTTTCGGAGagtccccaccacccctcccctgcgcacgGAGGAGTCTGGGAATTGGGTAAGGGGCAGCAGCCGCTGGACCACGCACCTGAAGGAAGGGATCGCTCAGTGCCATCCCTGTtcacctccaccccctccccgcgGGAGCCCGGGGCTTCACCTGTCGGGGTCCAGCAGGAAGGCGCGCGCCGCGGGACGCTGGCTGAGGTTGGAGAGCATTGGCCCCAGGTAATGCAGGGGCGCGCGGGCGTTGTAGCCAGGCGTGCACAGCGCGCGCACCAGCCGCCCCAGGCCTGACTCCCCCGGCTCCGCGACCTCCAGCGCTGCCATCAGCGCGGCACACGGCGCCGGCTCTCGGCTGAGGTTGGCCAGCACGGCGGCCGCCTCCTCGGCCCAGGGCCACTGTGGATCCAACGCGCGGCCCAGCAGGCGGGCAGGCAGCTCGGGCTCGGCCTGCAGCAACGGCTCGTGCAGGCCGGGCTCGGCAGCGAGGTTGACGAGGGCGCGAGCGGCGTCGcgcgccggg harbors:
- the HGH1 gene encoding protein HGH1 homolog; protein product: MGEARTGAGALASGLASAGSPMPEAGLEAEVAKLLPFLAPGARADLQAEAARHVLELTGSGSGRTLLAGQAALLRALVELAAAPAPAPARDAARALVNLAAEPGLHEPLLQAEPELPARLLGRALDPQWPWAEEAAAVLANLSREPAPCAALMAALEVAEPGESGLGRLVRALCTPGYNARAPLHYLGPMLSNLSQRPAARAFLLDPDRCVVQRLLPLTQFPDSSVRRGGVVGTLRNCCFEHRHHEWLLGPEVDILPFLLLPLAGPEDFSEEEMERLPVDLQYLPPDKQREPDADIRKMLIEAIMLLTATAPGRQQVRNQGAYLILRELHSWEPEPDVRVACEKLIQVLIGDEPEQGMENLLEVQVPEDVEQQLRRLDHQEQEQHTRERSEELAPEPRAGGATPT
- the LOC106978264 gene encoding testis-specific serine/threonine-protein kinase 5-like, with translation MEQVRECRDNGYLLSSRKIGSGAFSKVYLACATRERMQHNAKLASDLRDKHHAVGLWSTHNGHPPPLRVAVKIISTAEAPVEFSQKFLPREISSLNATYRHPNVVQLYKTYQNSQRSSLVLELAARGDLLEHINWVSERRCSPGLDEEEARRLFWQLVSAVAHHRSSGIVHRDLKCENTLLDDRGLLKLTGEPLAQPLPSSLDYPDS